One region of Leucoraja erinacea ecotype New England chromosome 10, Leri_hhj_1, whole genome shotgun sequence genomic DNA includes:
- the itpa gene encoding inosine triphosphate pyrophosphatase — protein MAGKHVGSVVFVTGNAKKLEEVVQILGDQFPFTLVPKKIDLPEYQGEPDEISIKKCQEAVKEVQGPVIVEDTCLCFNALGGLPGPYIKWFLTKLRPEGLCKMLAGFEDKSAYALCTFAYSTGNPEDPVKLFRGKTLGKIVDPRGPRDFGWDPCFQPDNFDQTYAEMPKTMKNTISHRYKALHELADYFIQKNDSSKKARLEEESC, from the exons ATGGCTGGCAAACACGTTGGAAGTGTGGTGTTTGTTACTGGTAACGCTAAGAAATTGGAGGAG GTTGTTCAAATTCTAGGTGACCAGttcccgttcacacttgttcccaAAAAGATTGACT TACCAGAGTACCAGGGTGAACCTGATGAAATTTCAATAAAGAAATGCCAGGAAGCGGTCAAAGAG GTCCAAGGACCTGTCATAGTAGAAGACacatgtctgtgttttaatgcacTGGGTGGCCTTCCTGGTCCATACAT AAAATGGTTCCTGACAAAGTTGCGACCTGAAG GTTTGTGTAAAATGCTGGCAGGCTTTGAAGACAAATCAGCTTATGCACTCTGCACCTTTGCATATAGCACAGGAAATCCAGAAGATCCAGTGAAGCTGTTTCGAGGGAAGACTCTG GGCAAAATAGTTGATCCTCGGGGACCCCGAGACTTCGGTTGGGATCCTTGTTTTCAACCAGACAACTTTGATCAAAC ATATGCAGAAATGCCCAAAACAATGAAGAACACAATATCTCACCGCTATAAAGCACTTCATGAATTGGCAGATTATTTCATCCAGAAAAACGATTCTTCAAAAAAAGCCCGGCTAGAGGAGGAAAGCTGTTAA